A genome region from Hevea brasiliensis isolate MT/VB/25A 57/8 chromosome 9, ASM3005281v1, whole genome shotgun sequence includes the following:
- the LOC110662302 gene encoding probable myosin-binding protein 4 isoform X1, whose translation MILAGMAENGTSFVKVQKNLQGFMTVLKFAACELLLNFLLLLDAIFSYLLTKFARHCKLQIPCILCSRLDHLLGNEKPGFYRNLLCSNHRSEISSLFSCCIHGKLADGRGMCEECLLSFAMKTKSNPEMHRLLVGKFGYDLSAYGSQSSLPNREIVSGSMGVRLCSCCNKPWRSRPNVDKLLLLKSLRSEKTMPTIPLSRCLTHHEGLKKMRERFSGSATPCSLRKTVFDPLSHVGYMKLKLASDSESEFPFYSDDEGSSIVPEIKEPKEESKFQHAREILPKTPTNCVAPDKLMYNSYKPQMQPDVRKPQDVKCFQSDSDIDRGLGELNWQQADQKTYPSIPELISLDDFPPLSNGMEASAAVSTEKCELKFPLSEKSNPSALSELMSLVDSPSSFNVVEGPFEALQWKSVGTGKDNIRNISINKHGEILKSVAATAGRNVKNDQVVNEVPYINPTYMNQGYVCKFIVSSKEEEASGFVEKEPTLKEPERVNEDKRLLPIENTSAQGLGLSSDKTIPSTQVHDDELQINEASSSDVVQMLQDTAPIERTESSGLESLDATSVSEIEGENIVDRLKRQVEFDRRCINALYKELDEERNAAAIAANQAMAMITRLQEEKASLHMEALHYLRMMEEQAEYDVEALEKANNLLAEKEKDIQDLEADLEFFRLNFPDEPVETIAEGTCGMKGENPNSENTSISFAKYDVNIPPSSIFMEVSNDQENSIDVRPLWSEFEDEKLFLSKCLKDLGRKFCQFSQQEALTYISDGHSEETVERGVNKGESLEKQETQINGETKENSSSLQKDIAVSNGSLPAHEKSNAQNDEDQIAGNERNHPVSSGQKFSKQCKKIDLFTLENEISDLNERLEALESDWNFLVHTFNSLQTGKEGLNYVKEIAQELQELRKTMTRNRRQFIP comes from the exons ATGATTCTGGCTGGAATGGCTGAAAATGGTACTTCATTTGTTAAAGTACAGAAGAACTTGCAGGGTTTTATGACTGTTCTAAAATTTGCAGCTTGTGAATTGCTTCTGAATTTTTTGCTGCTTCTTGATGCTATATTCTCATATCTGCTGACGAAATTTGCACGCCACTGCAAGCTGCAAATACCTTGCATTTTGTGTTCCAGGCTTGATCATTTATTGGGCAATGAAAAACCAGGCTTTTATCGCAATCTACTGTGCAGCAACCATAGATCAGAAATATCATCCTTGTTTTCATGTTGTATTCATGGCAAGCTCGCAGATGGCCGTGGCATGTGTGAGGAATGTCTCTTGTCATTTGCCATGAAAACCAAATCAAACCCAGAAATGCACAGGCTACTGGTGGGTAAATTTGGGTACGATCTTAGCGCTTATGGTTCCCAAAGTTCATTGCCGAACAGGGAAATTGTTTCTGGTTCTATGGGTGTGCGGTTGTGCTCATGTTGCAATAAGCCTTGGAGATCAAGACCAAATGTTGACAAACTACTTCTGCTAAAATCACTGAGGAGTGAGAAGACAATGCCTACTATTCCTTTGTCACGTTGTTTGACTCACCACGAGGGCTTAAAGAAAATGAGGGAGAGATTTTCTGGGTCAGCAACACCCTGCAGTCTTAGGAAAACTGTTTTTGACCCCTTGTCTCATGTAGGATACATGAAGCTAAAATTGGCTTCTGATTCTGAGTCAGAATTCCCTTTCTATTCTGATGATGAGGGTAGTAGTATTGTTCCTGAAATAAAAGAGCCCAAGGAAGAATCTAAATTTCAGCATGCTAGAGAAATTTTACCTAAAACACCGACAAATTGTGTGGCCCCAGATAAGCTGATGTATAATTCCTATAAACCACAGATGCAGCCTGATGTCAGAAAGCCCCAGGATGTGAAATGTTTTCAGTCTGATTCTGACATAGATCGTGGTCTTGGTGAGCTTAACTGGCAGCAAGCTGATCAGAAAACCTATCCTTCTATACCTGAGCTTATTTCACTTGATGATTTTCCTCCTTTGTCCAATGGGATGGAAGCCTCTGCAGCAGTGTCAACAGAGAAGTGTGAGCTCAAGTTTCCTCTATCAGAAAAATCGAATCCTTCTGCACTATCTGAGCTCATGTCTCTTGTTGATTCTCCCTCATCATTCAATGTTGTTGAAGGTCCTTTTGAAGCACTACAATGGAAGT CAGTTGGCACTGGAAAAGACAACATTAGAAATATTTCCATAAACAAGCATGGGGAAATTTTGAAGTCAGTAGCTGCAACAGCAGGAAGAAATGTTAAAAATGATCAGGTTGTTAATGAAGTGCCTTACATAAATCCAACTTACATGAATCAGGGTTATGTGTGCAAGTTCATAGTAAGCAGTAAGGAAGAAGAAGCATCTGGTTTTGTGGAAAAAGAACCCACTCTGAAAGAACCTGAAAGAGTTAATGAAGACAAAAGGTTGTTGCCAATAGAAAATACTTCTGCTCAAGGGCTTGGTTTATCTTCAGACAAGACAATCCCCAGCACTCAGGTTCATGATGATGAATTGCAGATAAATGAAGCTTCTAGCTCCGATGTAGTTCAGATGCTTCAGGACACAGCCCCAATAGAGAGAACTGAATCTTCTGGTCTTGAATCTCTTGATGCAACATCTGTCAGTGAGATTGaaggtgaaaatattgttgatcgATTAAAGCGACAAGTTGAGTTTGATAGAAGGTGCATAAATGCTTTGTATAAGGAATTAGATGAAGAAAGAAATGCTGCTGCAATTGCAGCAAATCAGGCAATGGCCATGATCACAAGGTTGCAGGAAGAAAAGGCATCACTCCATATGGAGGCCTTGCATTACTTGAGAATGATGGAAGAGCAAGCAGAGTATGACGTAGAAGCACTAGAAAAGGCTAATAATCTCTTGGCCGAAAAGGAGAAAGACATTCAAGATTTGGAAGCAGATTTAGAGTTTTTCAGGTTAAATTTCCCAGATGAGCCAGTGGAGACCATAGCAGAGGGAACCTGTGGAATGAAGGGGGAAAATCCAAATTCAGAAAATACTAGCATAAGCTTTGCAAAATATGATGTCAATATTCCTCCTAGCTCAATCTTTAtggaggtgtcaaatgaccaggaAAATTCTATTGATGTGAGGCCTTTGTGGTCAGAATTTGAAGATGAGAAGTTATTCCTTTCAAAATGTTTGAAGGATTTGGGGAGGAAATTTTGTCAATTCTCTCAGCAGGAGGCTTTGACGTACATTTCTGATGGTCACTCTGAAGAAACAGTAGAGAGAGGAGTTAACAAGGGAGAGTCTCTTGAAAAGCAGGAGACTCAAATAAATGGTGAGACGAAAGAGAATAGTTCATCACTGCAAAAGGATATAGCTGTGTCTAATGGAAGCCTTCCTGCCCATGAAAAGTccaatgctcaaaatgatgaagatCAAATTGCAGGGAATGAAAGAAATCATCCTGTTTCCAGTGGACAAAAATTCTCCAAGCAGTGTAAAAAAATTGATTTGTTCACTCTTGAAAATGAAATCTCAGACCTCAATGAAAGGCTGGAAGCACTTGAGAGTGATTGGAACTTCCTTGTGCATACTTTTAACTCTCTTCAAACTGGAAAAGAGGGACTGAATTATGTCAAAGAAATAGCTCAGGAGCTACAAGAACTGCGAAAAACTATGACAAGGAACAGGCGCCAATTTATTCCTTGA
- the LOC110662302 gene encoding myosin-binding protein 2 isoform X2, whose amino-acid sequence MILAGMAENGTSFVKVQKNLQGFMTVLKFAACELLLNFLLLLDAIFSYLLTKFARHCKLQIPCILCSRLDHLLGNEKPGFYRNLLCSNHRSEISSLFSCCIHGKLADGRGMCEECLLSFAMKTKSNPEMHRLLVGKFGYDLSAYGSQSSLPNREIVSGSMGVRLCSCCNKPWRSRPNVDKLLLLKSLRSEKTMPTIPLSRCLTHHEGLKKMRERFSGSATPCSLRKTVFDPLSHVGYMKLKLASDSESEFPFYSDDEGSSIVPEIKEPKEESKFQHAREILPKTPTNCVAPDKLMYNSYKPQMQPDVRKPQDVKCFQSDSDIDRGLGELNWQQADQKTYPSIPELISLDDFPPLSNGMEASAAVSTEKCELKFPLSEKSNPSALSELMSLVDSPSSFNVVEGPFEALQWKFGTGKDNIRNISINKHGEILKSVAATAGRNVKNDQVVNEVPYINPTYMNQGYVCKFIVSSKEEEASGFVEKEPTLKEPERVNEDKRLLPIENTSAQGLGLSSDKTIPSTQVHDDELQINEASSSDVVQMLQDTAPIERTESSGLESLDATSVSEIEGENIVDRLKRQVEFDRRCINALYKELDEERNAAAIAANQAMAMITRLQEEKASLHMEALHYLRMMEEQAEYDVEALEKANNLLAEKEKDIQDLEADLEFFRLNFPDEPVETIAEGTCGMKGENPNSENTSISFAKYDVNIPPSSIFMEVSNDQENSIDVRPLWSEFEDEKLFLSKCLKDLGRKFCQFSQQEALTYISDGHSEETVERGVNKGESLEKQETQINGETKENSSSLQKDIAVSNGSLPAHEKSNAQNDEDQIAGNERNHPVSSGQKFSKQCKKIDLFTLENEISDLNERLEALESDWNFLVHTFNSLQTGKEGLNYVKEIAQELQELRKTMTRNRRQFIP is encoded by the exons ATGATTCTGGCTGGAATGGCTGAAAATGGTACTTCATTTGTTAAAGTACAGAAGAACTTGCAGGGTTTTATGACTGTTCTAAAATTTGCAGCTTGTGAATTGCTTCTGAATTTTTTGCTGCTTCTTGATGCTATATTCTCATATCTGCTGACGAAATTTGCACGCCACTGCAAGCTGCAAATACCTTGCATTTTGTGTTCCAGGCTTGATCATTTATTGGGCAATGAAAAACCAGGCTTTTATCGCAATCTACTGTGCAGCAACCATAGATCAGAAATATCATCCTTGTTTTCATGTTGTATTCATGGCAAGCTCGCAGATGGCCGTGGCATGTGTGAGGAATGTCTCTTGTCATTTGCCATGAAAACCAAATCAAACCCAGAAATGCACAGGCTACTGGTGGGTAAATTTGGGTACGATCTTAGCGCTTATGGTTCCCAAAGTTCATTGCCGAACAGGGAAATTGTTTCTGGTTCTATGGGTGTGCGGTTGTGCTCATGTTGCAATAAGCCTTGGAGATCAAGACCAAATGTTGACAAACTACTTCTGCTAAAATCACTGAGGAGTGAGAAGACAATGCCTACTATTCCTTTGTCACGTTGTTTGACTCACCACGAGGGCTTAAAGAAAATGAGGGAGAGATTTTCTGGGTCAGCAACACCCTGCAGTCTTAGGAAAACTGTTTTTGACCCCTTGTCTCATGTAGGATACATGAAGCTAAAATTGGCTTCTGATTCTGAGTCAGAATTCCCTTTCTATTCTGATGATGAGGGTAGTAGTATTGTTCCTGAAATAAAAGAGCCCAAGGAAGAATCTAAATTTCAGCATGCTAGAGAAATTTTACCTAAAACACCGACAAATTGTGTGGCCCCAGATAAGCTGATGTATAATTCCTATAAACCACAGATGCAGCCTGATGTCAGAAAGCCCCAGGATGTGAAATGTTTTCAGTCTGATTCTGACATAGATCGTGGTCTTGGTGAGCTTAACTGGCAGCAAGCTGATCAGAAAACCTATCCTTCTATACCTGAGCTTATTTCACTTGATGATTTTCCTCCTTTGTCCAATGGGATGGAAGCCTCTGCAGCAGTGTCAACAGAGAAGTGTGAGCTCAAGTTTCCTCTATCAGAAAAATCGAATCCTTCTGCACTATCTGAGCTCATGTCTCTTGTTGATTCTCCCTCATCATTCAATGTTGTTGAAGGTCCTTTTGAAGCACTACAATGGAAGT TTGGCACTGGAAAAGACAACATTAGAAATATTTCCATAAACAAGCATGGGGAAATTTTGAAGTCAGTAGCTGCAACAGCAGGAAGAAATGTTAAAAATGATCAGGTTGTTAATGAAGTGCCTTACATAAATCCAACTTACATGAATCAGGGTTATGTGTGCAAGTTCATAGTAAGCAGTAAGGAAGAAGAAGCATCTGGTTTTGTGGAAAAAGAACCCACTCTGAAAGAACCTGAAAGAGTTAATGAAGACAAAAGGTTGTTGCCAATAGAAAATACTTCTGCTCAAGGGCTTGGTTTATCTTCAGACAAGACAATCCCCAGCACTCAGGTTCATGATGATGAATTGCAGATAAATGAAGCTTCTAGCTCCGATGTAGTTCAGATGCTTCAGGACACAGCCCCAATAGAGAGAACTGAATCTTCTGGTCTTGAATCTCTTGATGCAACATCTGTCAGTGAGATTGaaggtgaaaatattgttgatcgATTAAAGCGACAAGTTGAGTTTGATAGAAGGTGCATAAATGCTTTGTATAAGGAATTAGATGAAGAAAGAAATGCTGCTGCAATTGCAGCAAATCAGGCAATGGCCATGATCACAAGGTTGCAGGAAGAAAAGGCATCACTCCATATGGAGGCCTTGCATTACTTGAGAATGATGGAAGAGCAAGCAGAGTATGACGTAGAAGCACTAGAAAAGGCTAATAATCTCTTGGCCGAAAAGGAGAAAGACATTCAAGATTTGGAAGCAGATTTAGAGTTTTTCAGGTTAAATTTCCCAGATGAGCCAGTGGAGACCATAGCAGAGGGAACCTGTGGAATGAAGGGGGAAAATCCAAATTCAGAAAATACTAGCATAAGCTTTGCAAAATATGATGTCAATATTCCTCCTAGCTCAATCTTTAtggaggtgtcaaatgaccaggaAAATTCTATTGATGTGAGGCCTTTGTGGTCAGAATTTGAAGATGAGAAGTTATTCCTTTCAAAATGTTTGAAGGATTTGGGGAGGAAATTTTGTCAATTCTCTCAGCAGGAGGCTTTGACGTACATTTCTGATGGTCACTCTGAAGAAACAGTAGAGAGAGGAGTTAACAAGGGAGAGTCTCTTGAAAAGCAGGAGACTCAAATAAATGGTGAGACGAAAGAGAATAGTTCATCACTGCAAAAGGATATAGCTGTGTCTAATGGAAGCCTTCCTGCCCATGAAAAGTccaatgctcaaaatgatgaagatCAAATTGCAGGGAATGAAAGAAATCATCCTGTTTCCAGTGGACAAAAATTCTCCAAGCAGTGTAAAAAAATTGATTTGTTCACTCTTGAAAATGAAATCTCAGACCTCAATGAAAGGCTGGAAGCACTTGAGAGTGATTGGAACTTCCTTGTGCATACTTTTAACTCTCTTCAAACTGGAAAAGAGGGACTGAATTATGTCAAAGAAATAGCTCAGGAGCTACAAGAACTGCGAAAAACTATGACAAGGAACAGGCGCCAATTTATTCCTTGA
- the LOC110662303 gene encoding cytochrome P450 94A2 translates to MSVELELLLSFLLLIVSFFFVFFFITGSSKSEKSSSTHLPKSYPLIGSSFAIKANFDRRIQWTSDILQNIPSATFVLHRPMGHRQIFTGNPTNVQHILKTNFHHYQKGSFTRHTLFDFLGNGIFNADGDTWKFQRQVASHEFSNRSLRKFVETVVNTELSQRLIPILSIAAANKTVLDLQDILQRFAFDNICKIAFGYDPAYLLPSLTPAQFAEAFEESTRIISARLNRPFPIIWKIKKLFRVGSEKRLQKSMSQVRDFAMNIVKEKKEELKQNSSLESVDLLSRFLSSGISDETFVTDVVISFILAGRDTTSAALTWFFWLISKNQHVETEILKEIQEKSNVAIFEEVKDMVYTHASLCETMRLYPPVPVDTKIAVSDDVLPDGTWVKKGTRVTYHPYAMGRLETLWGLDWADFKPERWLQEGDGVKNKWSFVGRDPYTYPVFQAGPRVCLGKEMAFLQMKRVVSEVLSRYKVVPAAEDGEEPVFISHVTSKMKGGFPVRFEERNPGKSSWPELVGVKGEVAAATVMRENPKIGAVIVKEGMMVTMDFRCDRVRLWVDQCGIVKQTPQIG, encoded by the exons ATGTCAGTTGAGCTCGAGCTTCTATTATCTTTTCTCCTTCTCATTGTCTCGTTCTTCTTCGTCTTTTTCTTTATCACTGGAAGCTCCAAATCTGAAAAATCTAGCTCTACTCACCTCCCAAAATCTTACCCATTGATCGGTTCTTCTTTCGCTATAAAGGCAAACTTCGACCGACGAATTCAATGGACGTCGGATATTCTCCAAAACATTCCTTCTGCAACATTTGTCCTCCACCGTCCTATGGGTCACCGCCAGATCTTCACCGGAAACCCAACCAACGTGCAACACATACTCAAGACTAACTTTCACCACTACCAGAAAGGCTCATTTACTCGACACACTCTCTTCGATTTCCTTGGTAATGGCATCTTCAATGCCGATGGTGACACCTGGAAATTTCAAAGGCAAGTTGCCAGCCACGAATTCAGCAACAGGTCTCTGCGTAAATTTGTTGAGACTGTGGTCAATACGGAACTCTCTCAACGCTTAATTCCAATCCTCTCCATTGCGGCTGCCAACAAAACAGTGCTCGATTTGCAAGATATTCTTCAGAGATTTGCTTTTGACAATATATGCAAAATCGCTTTTGGGTATGATCCCGCATATTTGTTGCCATCTCTTACACCCGCACAGTTCGCAGAAGCTTTCGAAGAGAGTACCAGGATAATCAGTGCCAGACTCAATCGCCCATTCCCTATAATATGGAAAATAAAAAAGCTTTTCCGTGTTGGATCTGAAAAACGTCTCCAAAAATCCATGTCTCAGGTACGCGATTTTGCCATGAACATCGTCAAAGAGAAGAAGGAAGAACTCAAACAGAACTCATCCCTCGAATCAGTTGATCTCTTGTCGCGATTCTTAAGTTCTGGCATTTCCGACGAGACCTTCGTCACTGATGTTGTCATCAGCTTCATATTAGCCGGTCGTGACACCACATCTGCGGCTTTAACGTGGTTTTTCTGGTTAATCTCGAAAAACCAACATGTAGAAACTGAAATTCTTAAAGAAATACAGGAGAAATCGAACGTAGCCATTTTCGAAGAAGTGAAGGACATGGTATACACCCACGCTTCCTTGTGCGAGACTATGAGGTTGTACCCTCCAGTTCCTGTGGACACCAAAATAGCAGTTAGCGATGACGTTTTGCCTGACGGGACGTGGGTGAAGAAGGGTACTAGAGTCACATATCATCCATACGCGATGGGGAGGCTAGAGACCCTATGGGGTCTGGATTGGGCTGATTTCAAGCCAGAGAGGTGGCTACAAGAGGGAGATGGAGTGAAGAACAAATGGAGTTTCGTTGGGAGAGATCCCTACACCTACCCGGTGTTTCAAGCTGGGCCAAGGGTTTGTCTGGGGAAAGAAATGGCCTTCTTGCAAATGAAGAGGGTCGTTTCTGAAGTTCTGAGCAGGTATAAGGTAGTGCCAGCAGCGGAGGATGGTGAGGAGCCAGTGTTTATTTCTCATGTCACCAGTAAGATGAAGGGTGGCTTTCCGGTGAGGTTCGAGGAAAGAA ATCCTGGAAAAAGTTCGTGGCCGGAGCTAGTGGGAGTGAAAGGAGAAGTGGCGGCAGCAACTGTGATGAGAGAAAACCCCAAAATAGGCGCTGTGATAGTGAAGGAAGGGATGATGGTGACTATGGACTTCCGTTGTGACAGGGTTCGACTTTGGGTCGACCAATGTGGAATTGTCAAACAGACCCCTCAAATTGGTTAA